Proteins from a genomic interval of Gluconacetobacter diazotrophicus PA1 5:
- a CDS encoding bifunctional 3,4-dihydroxy-2-butanone-4-phosphate synthase/GTP cyclohydrolase II, which yields MSPGLRTAVAAIRAGGMVILVDDEDRENEGDLVMAADMVTPQAINFMVTHGRGLVCLPLEAERVEQLGLSMMTQVNTCPRETAFTVSIEAREGVETGISAADRARTIQVAVADGAGPADLVSPGHIFPLRAVPGGVLARNGHTEASIELARMAGRAPSAVICEIMNEDGSMARMSDLRPYAERHGLPILSIAELVSWMKAQAGQASGQAAGDSGERIEKVAEAALPSCYGGEDLMIHAFRAADGTEHVALVKGDPAAGAVPLVRLHSECVTGDALGSLRCDCGAQLQTALARIGAAESGVLLYLRGHEGRGIGLANKIRAYALQDRGLDTVDANHRLGFETDARDWSAAGAILRTLGVRTLDLMTNNPAKVVAVERHGFTVRERVAVEIPPNPFNRAYLDAKRTRMGHHLCSTVSAAAE from the coding sequence ATGAGTCCCGGCCTGCGGACCGCGGTGGCGGCGATCCGGGCGGGCGGCATGGTGATCCTGGTCGATGACGAGGATCGCGAGAACGAGGGCGACCTGGTGATGGCCGCCGACATGGTCACGCCGCAGGCGATCAATTTCATGGTCACGCACGGGCGCGGCCTGGTCTGCCTGCCGCTGGAGGCCGAACGGGTCGAGCAGCTTGGCCTGTCGATGATGACGCAGGTGAATACCTGCCCGCGCGAGACCGCCTTCACGGTGTCGATCGAGGCGCGCGAGGGTGTGGAGACCGGCATTTCCGCCGCCGACCGCGCCCGGACCATCCAGGTCGCGGTGGCGGACGGCGCGGGACCTGCCGACCTGGTGTCGCCCGGGCATATCTTTCCGCTGCGCGCGGTGCCGGGCGGGGTGCTGGCCCGCAACGGTCATACCGAGGCCTCGATCGAACTGGCGCGCATGGCGGGCCGCGCGCCGTCCGCCGTGATCTGCGAGATCATGAACGAGGACGGGTCCATGGCGCGGATGTCCGACCTGCGCCCCTATGCCGAGCGGCACGGACTGCCGATCCTGTCGATCGCGGAACTGGTGTCGTGGATGAAGGCCCAGGCCGGACAGGCATCCGGGCAGGCCGCTGGCGATTCCGGGGAACGGATCGAGAAGGTCGCCGAGGCCGCGCTGCCGAGCTGCTATGGCGGCGAGGACCTGATGATCCACGCCTTCCGCGCCGCCGATGGGACCGAGCACGTGGCGCTGGTCAAGGGCGATCCCGCCGCCGGCGCGGTGCCGCTGGTGCGGCTGCATTCGGAATGCGTCACGGGCGACGCGCTGGGCTCGCTGCGCTGCGATTGCGGGGCGCAGCTCCAGACCGCGCTGGCGCGTATCGGCGCGGCGGAAAGCGGGGTCCTGCTGTATCTGCGCGGGCATGAGGGGCGCGGTATCGGCCTGGCGAACAAGATCCGTGCCTATGCGCTGCAGGATCGCGGGCTGGACACGGTGGACGCCAATCACCGCCTGGGCTTCGAGACCGATGCGCGGGACTGGAGCGCCGCCGGCGCCATCCTGCGCACGCTTGGCGTGCGGACGCTGGACCTGATGACCAACAACCCGGCCAAGGTCGTGGCGGTGGAGCGGCACGGCTTTACCGTGCGCGAGCGCGTCGCGGTCGAGATCCCGCCCAATCCCTTCAACCGCGCCTATCTGGACGCCAAGCGTACCCGGATGGGACACCATCTCTGCTCCACCGTCAGCGCGGCGGCCGAGTGA
- a CDS encoding riboflavin synthase, whose translation MFSGIIEHLGTVTAARRGDRSLHVAVATGIGDLSMGESIAVNGVCLTVTAYDAAGNASFFISSETLERTSLGRLAEGSRVNLERAVTPATRLSGHIVQGHVDGTARLLSVEDAGESRRIVFGIPAALRRYLVEKGSITLDGISLTLNEIGEVGTGAGGAEEFPVALMIIPHTWTHTTLGTLSPGDGVNVEVDVIAKYVETLCQYR comes from the coding sequence ATGTTTTCCGGCATCATAGAGCATCTGGGCACCGTCACGGCGGCGCGGCGCGGCGACCGGTCGCTGCATGTCGCGGTGGCCACGGGCATCGGCGACCTGTCGATGGGCGAGAGCATCGCCGTCAACGGCGTGTGCCTGACGGTGACCGCCTATGACGCGGCGGGCAATGCCTCCTTCTTCATCAGTTCGGAGACCCTGGAGCGCACCAGCCTGGGCCGCCTGGCCGAAGGCAGCCGCGTGAACCTGGAACGCGCCGTCACGCCGGCCACGCGCCTGTCGGGCCATATCGTGCAGGGCCATGTGGACGGCACGGCGCGCCTGCTGTCGGTCGAGGATGCGGGCGAATCCCGGCGCATCGTCTTCGGCATCCCGGCCGCGCTGCGCCGCTATCTGGTCGAGAAGGGTTCGATCACCCTGGACGGCATCAGCCTGACGCTGAACGAGATCGGCGAGGTCGGAACGGGTGCGGGCGGCGCGGAGGAATTCCCCGTCGCGCTGATGATCATTCCCCATACCTGGACCCATACCACGCTGGGCACCCTGTCGCCCGGCGATGGCGTGAATGTCGAGGTCGATGTCATCGCGAAATATGTGGAGACCCTATGCCAGTACCGGTGA
- the ribD gene encoding bifunctional diaminohydroxyphosphoribosylaminopyrimidine deaminase/5-amino-6-(5-phosphoribosylamino)uracil reductase RibD, giving the protein MSAAALAPPVDPARIARAFRAALAEAARYMGATAPKPPVGCAILDARGEILTVAGHHRAGAPHAEALALRQCAEQGLMDRASVAVVTLEPCNHTGRTGPCSEAILASPIRTVWVGAADPNPRVAGGGAARLRAAGCAVYVLGEAGGELLPDPFPELAAACRALIAPFVHWSRTGRAWLTVKQAVDADGSMIPPAGRTTFTSDAALTLAHRLRRATDAVVTGSGTVLADRPGLDVRRVADHADRAARPLVVCDRRGRVPEDWRAAARGRGFDVRTCDDITRLPAMLGADGVLWALVEAGPALLDALRAAGLWDDWLTIGVGPDGTERMDVAVRCGTDTPLRLFAELAAPGTAHPGTAHGEEACFPAS; this is encoded by the coding sequence GTGTCCGCTGCCGCCCTCGCCCCCCCTGTCGATCCGGCCCGCATCGCGCGGGCCTTCCGTGCCGCGCTGGCCGAGGCCGCGCGGTATATGGGTGCCACCGCCCCCAAACCCCCCGTCGGCTGCGCCATCCTGGACGCGCGTGGCGAGATCCTGACCGTCGCCGGCCATCACCGGGCCGGCGCCCCGCATGCCGAGGCCCTGGCCCTGCGCCAGTGCGCGGAACAGGGGCTGATGGATCGCGCGTCGGTGGCCGTCGTGACCCTCGAACCCTGCAACCATACCGGCCGCACCGGCCCGTGTTCCGAGGCGATCCTGGCCTCGCCCATTCGCACGGTCTGGGTGGGCGCCGCCGATCCCAATCCCCGCGTGGCCGGGGGCGGGGCCGCCCGGCTGCGCGCGGCGGGCTGCGCCGTGTATGTGCTGGGGGAAGCGGGGGGCGAGCTGCTCCCCGATCCGTTCCCCGAACTGGCCGCTGCGTGCCGGGCGCTGATCGCCCCCTTCGTGCACTGGTCGCGGACCGGTCGCGCGTGGCTGACGGTCAAGCAGGCGGTCGATGCGGACGGATCGATGATCCCGCCGGCCGGGCGGACGACCTTTACCTCCGACGCCGCGCTGACGCTGGCGCACCGGTTGCGCCGGGCGACCGATGCCGTCGTGACCGGCAGCGGCACCGTGCTGGCCGACCGGCCGGGCCTGGATGTGCGGCGCGTGGCCGACCATGCGGACCGGGCCGCGCGGCCGCTGGTCGTCTGCGACCGGCGGGGGCGGGTGCCGGAGGACTGGCGCGCCGCCGCCAGGGGGCGCGGGTTCGACGTGCGGACCTGCGACGATATCACCCGGCTGCCCGCGATGCTGGGGGCCGACGGCGTGCTGTGGGCGCTGGTCGAGGCCGGGCCGGCCCTGCTGGATGCGCTGCGCGCGGCGGGGCTGTGGGATGACTGGCTGACCATCGGGGTCGGCCCGGACGGGACGGAACGGATGGATGTCGCCGTCCGCTGCGGCACGGATACGCCGCTGCGCCTGTTCGCGGAACTGGCGGCGCCGGGGACGGCACATCCAGGGACGGCACATGGGGAGGAAGCATGTTTTCCGGCATCATAG
- a CDS encoding entericidin A/B family lipoprotein — translation MHHDRFPASSLSRAALLVVAMLGLAGGLTACNTVRGAGQDVSSVGHDVSRGANASQNAITKSTGASPR, via the coding sequence ATGCATCACGACCGTTTTCCGGCATCCAGCCTGTCCCGTGCTGCGTTGCTGGTGGTGGCGATGCTCGGCCTGGCGGGGGGATTGACCGCGTGCAACACGGTCCGCGGGGCGGGCCAGGATGTCAGCTCGGTCGGCCATGATGTGTCGCGTGGGGCGAACGCCTCGCAGAACGCGATCACCAAGTCGACGGGGGCGTCGCCCCGGTAA
- a CDS encoding sodium:solute symporter has product MPHAEPVIIGLYLLVLAAVSLGLSRGRHVAADYLAGRHDMPTWAICLSIVATETSTLTIVSVPGVAYGGGMVFVGLGLGYLVGRIAVARILLPLYMRGGPGGSLASAYQYLGHRFGRDMQRLAAGAFLLTRLLAEGVRLFASTLPICALLAAAHLPAGRMPVLIGLTALTALYTAIGGLRAVVWSDSIQFGVYAAGAAFCVALLLPRDAAGSLDMTSLHAAWLAGRFALFQRGGAILTSPYAPVTAIVGGAIMSMASHGTDQLMVQRVLAARSLRAAQAAMIGSAIVVTLLFGLLSAVGVLLWLRHGGASPAALGLPSPDALFPAFIARDLPPALAGLLIAGIVSATMGSLASALNAMTASTLSDLLPTRLTRRSGAVALSRAITAAWAVMLVVTASCFSATGQSVVIFGLSIAGYSYGALLGAFLLGLLVRGARQRDAVAAFLGTLAIMTALILGVHPGGHAIAFPWLVPIGVAASLAIGGACRLRPDPIPTDQPTERPTP; this is encoded by the coding sequence ATGCCCCACGCCGAACCCGTCATCATCGGCCTGTACCTGCTGGTCCTGGCCGCCGTGTCGCTGGGCCTGTCGCGCGGCCGCCATGTCGCGGCCGACTATCTGGCCGGCCGCCACGACATGCCGACCTGGGCGATCTGCCTGTCGATCGTCGCGACCGAGACATCGACCCTGACCATCGTCAGCGTCCCCGGCGTGGCCTATGGCGGCGGGATGGTCTTCGTCGGGCTGGGGCTGGGCTATCTGGTCGGGCGGATCGCGGTGGCGCGCATCCTGCTGCCGCTCTACATGCGGGGCGGCCCCGGGGGCAGCCTGGCCAGCGCGTATCAATATCTGGGCCACCGGTTCGGACGGGACATGCAGCGCCTGGCGGCCGGCGCGTTCCTCCTGACCCGGCTGCTGGCCGAGGGCGTGCGGCTGTTCGCCTCCACCCTGCCGATCTGCGCGCTGCTGGCGGCGGCGCACCTGCCGGCGGGGCGCATGCCGGTGCTGATCGGGCTGACGGCGCTGACCGCGCTCTATACCGCCATCGGCGGGTTGCGGGCCGTCGTGTGGTCCGACAGCATCCAGTTCGGCGTGTATGCCGCAGGGGCCGCGTTCTGCGTCGCCCTGCTGCTGCCCCGGGATGCCGCCGGATCGCTCGACATGACATCGCTGCACGCGGCCTGGCTGGCGGGGCGGTTCGCGCTGTTCCAGCGGGGGGGCGCGATCCTGACCTCGCCCTACGCCCCGGTCACGGCGATCGTCGGCGGGGCCATCATGTCCATGGCGTCGCACGGCACGGACCAGTTGATGGTCCAGCGGGTGCTGGCGGCCCGGTCGCTGCGCGCGGCCCAGGCCGCGATGATCGGCAGCGCCATCGTCGTCACGCTGCTGTTCGGCCTGCTGTCGGCGGTGGGGGTGCTGCTATGGCTCCGCCATGGCGGGGCATCGCCGGCGGCGCTGGGCCTGCCCTCGCCCGACGCGCTGTTTCCCGCCTTCATCGCCCGCGACCTACCGCCGGCCCTGGCGGGGCTGCTGATCGCGGGGATCGTCAGCGCGACGATGGGATCGCTGGCCTCGGCGCTGAACGCCATGACGGCATCGACCCTGTCGGACCTGCTGCCCACCCGCCTGACGCGGCGATCCGGCGCGGTGGCGCTGTCGCGGGCCATTACCGCCGCGTGGGCGGTGATGCTGGTCGTCACGGCGTCGTGCTTCTCGGCCACCGGCCAGTCGGTGGTGATCTTCGGCCTGTCGATCGCGGGCTATTCCTACGGGGCGCTGCTGGGCGCGTTCCTGCTGGGCCTGCTGGTCCGCGGCGCGCGGCAGCGCGATGCGGTCGCGGCCTTCCTGGGCACGCTGGCGATCATGACGGCGCTGATCCTGGGCGTGCATCCCGGGGGACACGCCATCGCCTTTCCCTGGCTGGTCCCGATCGGCGTGGCGGCCAGCCTGGCGATCGGCGGCGCCTGCCGCCTGCGCCCGGACCCCATCCCCACCGACCAGCCGACGGAGCGGCCGACACCATGA
- a CDS encoding serine hydrolase domain-containing protein, whose translation MTDAMTDLGRRTILRAMVAAGGAGLAAGCAAAPARPFAPVDRLVDRAIADRQIPGAVVVIAHGGAIVHHQAYGRRALLPTAEPLDEGTLYDMASLTKPVATTVAAMQFFEAGAFRLDDPVCRYLPDFARNGKADITIRHLLTHYSGLPPDLDLSTSWTGKDEAVRRVMDTRPDHPAGERFVYSDINFITVGLLVEHLSHQPLDRTVQERVLDPLGMTHSRFLPPAAWRPAIAPTQFDADGVMLRGIVHDPTARRMGGVAGHAGLFSNAADMSIYAQALLDRRAGRPSAYPLKPETLVLMTTPQQPAGKPDLRGIGWDIRTHYSTPRGDIFPVGSFGHTGFTGTSLWMDPASDSFVLILTNRVHPSGGGGRGIVRLRHDVATEAARILLAT comes from the coding sequence ATGACAGACGCCATGACGGATCTTGGCCGCCGGACGATCCTGCGGGCGATGGTCGCGGCCGGAGGCGCGGGACTGGCCGCCGGATGCGCCGCCGCCCCCGCCCGCCCGTTCGCCCCGGTCGACCGGCTGGTGGACCGTGCGATCGCGGACAGGCAGATTCCCGGCGCGGTCGTCGTCATCGCGCATGGCGGGGCGATCGTCCATCACCAAGCCTATGGTAGGCGTGCCCTGCTGCCCACGGCAGAGCCGCTGGACGAGGGCACGCTGTACGACATGGCGTCGCTGACCAAGCCGGTGGCGACCACGGTCGCGGCCATGCAGTTCTTCGAGGCCGGGGCCTTCCGGCTGGACGACCCGGTCTGCCGGTACCTGCCGGATTTCGCACGCAACGGCAAAGCGGACATCACGATCCGCCACCTGCTGACCCATTATTCGGGCCTGCCGCCCGACCTGGACCTGTCCACATCCTGGACCGGCAAGGACGAAGCCGTGCGCCGCGTGATGGACACGCGCCCCGACCACCCGGCGGGCGAGCGGTTCGTCTACAGCGACATCAATTTCATCACGGTGGGGCTTCTGGTCGAACATCTGTCGCACCAGCCCCTGGACCGCACCGTGCAGGAACGCGTGCTGGACCCGCTGGGCATGACCCATTCGCGCTTCCTGCCCCCCGCCGCATGGCGCCCCGCCATTGCGCCGACCCAGTTCGATGCGGACGGGGTCATGCTGCGCGGAATCGTCCACGACCCGACGGCGCGGCGGATGGGCGGCGTGGCGGGCCATGCCGGCCTGTTCTCCAACGCCGCCGACATGAGCATCTACGCCCAGGCGCTGCTGGACCGGCGGGCCGGACGGCCCAGCGCCTATCCGCTGAAGCCCGAAACCCTGGTATTGATGACCACGCCCCAGCAGCCCGCCGGCAAGCCGGACCTGCGCGGCATCGGGTGGGACATCCGCACCCATTATTCCACGCCGCGCGGCGATATCTTCCCCGTGGGCTCGTTCGGCCATACCGGATTCACCGGCACGTCGCTGTGGATGGACCCGGCCAGCGACAGTTTCGTGCTGATCCTGACCAACCGGGTGCACCCCAGCGGCGGCGGCGGCCGCGGCATCGTGCGCCTGCGCCACGATGTCGCCACCGAAGCCGCGCGAATCCTGCTGGCGACGTAA
- a CDS encoding PaaI family thioesterase: protein MAPDTDTDTGKDALPPPPGFIPMPEPFPGGFNTASGGFLVGLEAGELIGGFRVTTAFCNRGGICHGGKLATVCDVYLALAALFREDLRTDFLPTVSLGLDFLTPVAHGAWVELRSETLRITRSLVFVQGLATVEGTPAVRANATYHRTPQRPDAVPDTGAMLRALLEHAIPTRGGVTP, encoded by the coding sequence ATGGCCCCAGACACGGACACAGACACGGGCAAGGACGCACTGCCGCCCCCGCCCGGCTTCATACCCATGCCTGAACCCTTTCCCGGCGGGTTCAACACCGCAAGCGGCGGCTTCCTGGTGGGGTTGGAAGCCGGTGAACTGATCGGGGGGTTTCGGGTCACGACCGCATTCTGCAACCGGGGCGGGATCTGCCACGGGGGCAAGCTGGCCACCGTCTGCGACGTCTATCTGGCACTGGCCGCCCTGTTCCGCGAGGATCTGCGGACCGATTTCCTGCCTACCGTGTCGCTAGGGCTGGATTTCCTGACGCCGGTCGCGCACGGCGCCTGGGTCGAGCTGCGGTCGGAAACATTGCGCATCACACGCAGCCTGGTCTTCGTCCAGGGCCTGGCAACCGTCGAGGGCACACCGGCCGTGCGCGCCAACGCAACCTACCACCGCACGCCGCAGCGCCCCGATGCCGTCCCCGATACCGGGGCGATGCTGCGCGCCCTGCTGGAGCATGCCATACCCACCCGGGGCGGGGTTACGCCGTAG
- a CDS encoding acyltransferase family protein, translating to MFERVVSNLGRLIGTIPALYRRPKDDTKYNPQIDGLRCLAVASVLLWHGGLRMVRHGDWIDPTGRNTGSLYRFLPHGEIGVVLFFMISGLIIAKPFLSQPDRRIILGKFYYRRIHRIYPPYIIALVLFSIPVFLDFVHANHAWVISPTESFLASLFYVHGIVWNASSMFIPPLWSLEVEVQFYLLFPLMMWIYRAMGPSRIAATMAAMVLYVAALGYVHSVFPFDGRFRYGVLAHLPYFVMGIVVADLVQTYGHAMRTSPRRFDLVFAVGIVLFLLVGLAFTRVNAEARQAVPYSGLEAAAIVACALVMLGAMYGGRCRRIFANSWICLTGTMCYSIYLVHVPLMEAIERLVLRHLPLASVVPWWAVDAMILFPSVWVAGLAYYILVERPFMNRETRPAPVVPAGGAPVEGAPALRVSGPTA from the coding sequence ATGTTCGAAAGAGTCGTTTCAAACCTGGGTCGGCTGATCGGCACGATACCGGCGCTGTACAGGCGTCCGAAGGACGACACGAAATACAACCCCCAGATCGACGGGCTGCGCTGCCTGGCCGTCGCTTCGGTCCTGCTGTGGCATGGGGGATTGCGGATGGTGCGCCATGGCGACTGGATCGATCCCACCGGGCGGAACACGGGATCGCTGTACCGGTTCCTGCCACATGGCGAGATCGGGGTCGTCCTGTTCTTCATGATCAGCGGCCTGATCATCGCAAAACCGTTCCTGAGCCAGCCCGATCGCCGGATCATACTGGGCAAATTCTACTACCGCCGTATTCACAGGATCTATCCGCCCTACATCATCGCGCTTGTCCTGTTCAGCATTCCCGTGTTCCTGGATTTCGTTCACGCCAACCATGCATGGGTGATTTCTCCGACCGAGAGTTTCCTGGCCAGCCTGTTCTATGTTCACGGAATCGTCTGGAATGCGTCCTCGATGTTCATTCCTCCGCTGTGGTCGCTGGAGGTCGAGGTGCAGTTTTACCTGCTGTTTCCCCTTATGATGTGGATCTACCGGGCCATGGGGCCGTCGCGGATCGCGGCGACGATGGCGGCCATGGTGCTGTATGTCGCGGCTTTGGGATACGTCCATAGCGTGTTCCCGTTCGACGGGCGGTTCCGCTATGGCGTCCTCGCACATCTTCCTTATTTCGTCATGGGAATCGTTGTCGCCGACCTTGTCCAGACCTATGGTCACGCCATGCGGACCAGCCCGCGCCGGTTCGACCTGGTTTTTGCCGTGGGCATCGTCCTGTTCCTGCTGGTCGGGCTGGCATTTACCCGGGTCAATGCCGAAGCGCGGCAGGCCGTGCCCTATAGCGGGCTGGAGGCCGCTGCGATCGTCGCCTGCGCCCTGGTGATGCTGGGTGCCATGTATGGCGGACGATGCCGGAGGATCTTCGCCAATTCCTGGATCTGCCTGACCGGGACGATGTGTTATTCGATCTATCTGGTGCATGTGCCGCTGATGGAGGCTATCGAGCGGCTGGTTCTGCGTCATCTGCCGCTGGCATCGGTCGTGCCCTGGTGGGCCGTGGATGCGATGATCCTGTTTCCTTCGGTATGGGTCGCCGGTCTGGCGTATTATATCCTTGTCGAACGGCCCTTCATGAATCGGGAAACGCGTCCTGCTCCGGTCGTTCCGGCCGGGGGGGCGCCGGTCGAAGGGGCGCCGGCGCTGCGGGTCTCGGGCCCTACGGCGTAA
- a CDS encoding glycoside hydrolase family 16 protein — protein MTGFRPSHVLVIACLVCLVMAGGAARAASAGGLRLCGEMPVFHDEFDDLRLSAWQLGGARWITHTPWGGDFGDARFTDPGPGSAFSVHDGILSIAARKDAAGRWTAGLLASADGAGNGFTAMYGYFETRMKLPPGPGTWVGTWLNESAPKDWMLPTVEIDTIEYYGQFTDGFHTTVHVWHGRSSQPDGGAGTIIKVPAHSLVDDFHTYGTLVTPRWITFYLDRKEIWRSPTPPEHRSPFMFLINLALGSGWPIDKTLNPAIMKVDYARVYPAADPAAFARCLVGQAH, from the coding sequence ATGACCGGGTTCCGTCCATCTCATGTTCTCGTGATCGCCTGTCTGGTCTGCCTGGTCATGGCCGGGGGGGCGGCCCGGGCCGCTTCGGCCGGCGGTCTGCGGCTTTGCGGCGAGATGCCGGTCTTTCATGACGAGTTCGATGACCTCCGGCTCTCGGCCTGGCAATTGGGGGGGGCGCGCTGGATCACCCATACCCCGTGGGGAGGGGATTTCGGGGATGCGCGGTTTACCGATCCCGGCCCGGGCTCCGCCTTTTCCGTCCATGACGGTATCCTGTCGATCGCGGCGCGCAAGGATGCCGCCGGGCGCTGGACGGCCGGCCTGCTGGCGTCGGCGGACGGGGCCGGCAACGGCTTCACGGCGATGTACGGATATTTCGAAACCCGCATGAAACTGCCGCCCGGCCCCGGCACATGGGTCGGGACATGGCTGAACGAATCGGCTCCGAAGGACTGGATGCTGCCGACCGTCGAAATCGACACGATCGAATATTATGGCCAGTTCACCGACGGGTTTCACACCACGGTCCATGTCTGGCACGGGCGGTCGTCACAGCCGGACGGGGGTGCCGGGACGATCATCAAGGTGCCGGCCCATTCCCTGGTCGATGATTTCCATACCTACGGCACGCTGGTCACGCCGCGATGGATCACCTTCTACCTCGATCGCAAGGAAATCTGGCGCAGTCCGACCCCGCCGGAACACCGGTCGCCGTTCATGTTCCTGATCAACCTGGCGCTCGGTTCGGGCTGGCCGATCGACAAGACCCTGAATCCGGCCATCATGAAGGTGGATTACGCCCGCGTCTATCCGGCCGCCGATCCCGCCGCGTTCGCCCGTTGCCTGGTGGGACAGGCGCATTAG
- a CDS encoding MFS transporter has product MNATGPEAHSDVPPARGWSLTVTLLLGVAGMLDFIDRFVFSTANDAIKHDLHLSDATVGLLGGTAFALLYGVMILPFALISDRGFAARMASIGIALWSVATALMGRTHGIAAMATTRVCVGLGQAAFSPSSAALNAAYSTPAKRSTSFAISYGVSYLGYIIGLAGGGYLVEHIGWRATFAAVGLAGVPVAILMLLFVREPRIPRAAQDGESWLALFANRPLRDLLLYGVTSQVVSYGVTLWGVSFYMRSFGLTAGQAGTWFGLGIGIASVVGTFIGGPIADRVARRTGFGGAMRFVFWAYLVSQPFQIVQVLTHSLDLSLTMLVLSATISAFCTGPIYGAIPSIVPAHRRAAAVGLYALLANAIGIGLGPPLFGWISDMLTPHFGINALRMSLLVAAILSFWPAVHLFQLQRRFRG; this is encoded by the coding sequence ATGAATGCAACCGGCCCCGAGGCGCATTCCGACGTTCCTCCCGCGCGGGGCTGGTCGCTCACCGTCACCCTGCTGCTCGGCGTGGCAGGCATGCTCGACTTCATCGACCGGTTCGTCTTCTCGACCGCCAACGACGCGATCAAGCACGACCTTCATCTCTCGGACGCGACGGTCGGCCTGCTGGGCGGGACCGCCTTCGCGCTGCTCTACGGCGTGATGATCCTGCCCTTCGCCCTGATCTCCGATCGCGGCTTCGCCGCGCGCATGGCGTCGATCGGCATTGCACTATGGAGTGTCGCCACCGCCCTGATGGGACGCACGCATGGAATCGCCGCCATGGCGACCACCCGCGTCTGCGTGGGACTGGGGCAGGCGGCGTTCTCGCCCTCCTCCGCAGCCCTGAATGCGGCGTATTCGACCCCCGCGAAGCGCAGCACGTCGTTCGCGATCTCCTACGGCGTGTCCTATCTTGGCTATATCATCGGGCTGGCGGGTGGTGGCTATCTGGTCGAGCATATCGGCTGGCGCGCGACCTTCGCGGCCGTCGGGCTTGCAGGGGTTCCGGTCGCGATCCTGATGCTGCTGTTCGTCCGCGAGCCGCGGATACCGCGGGCGGCCCAGGACGGGGAATCGTGGCTCGCGTTGTTCGCCAACCGGCCGTTGCGCGACCTGCTCCTCTACGGTGTCACCAGCCAGGTCGTGAGCTACGGCGTCACCTTGTGGGGCGTTTCCTTCTATATGCGGTCCTTCGGCCTGACGGCGGGGCAGGCCGGTACGTGGTTCGGCCTCGGGATCGGAATCGCGAGCGTCGTCGGGACCTTCATCGGCGGACCGATCGCCGACCGGGTGGCAAGACGCACCGGTTTCGGCGGCGCGATGCGCTTCGTCTTCTGGGCCTACCTCGTCTCCCAGCCCTTCCAGATCGTCCAGGTGCTGACGCACTCGCTCGATCTCTCGCTGACGATGCTGGTGCTGAGTGCGACGATCTCGGCTTTTTGCACCGGCCCGATCTACGGAGCAATCCCGAGCATCGTGCCGGCACATCGCCGCGCGGCGGCGGTGGGGCTGTATGCGCTGCTCGCCAACGCAATCGGTATCGGGCTCGGCCCCCCGCTCTTCGGCTGGATCAGCGATATGCTGACGCCGCATTTCGGCATCAACGCCCTGCGCATGTCGCTGCTGGTGGCCGCCATCCTCAGCTTCTGGCCGGCGGTCCACCTCTTCCAGTTGCAACGCCGGTTCCGGGGGTAG